The Elaeis guineensis isolate ETL-2024a chromosome 11, EG11, whole genome shotgun sequence genomic interval AACCCTATACCGGTACCATTTTATTACAGTGTCGGTATATGGTGTGTTATGAGATGACGAAATGTACCAAGTGTTGGCATGGTGTGAGATTGTGTAGCAGTTCGGCATCGTAGGGTGCCGACCAATATGGCAAACCTTGATTGTAGTAGCTTTCACCTGTTTCCTAGACCTTGAATTTTGGGCCAAACCATTCCTATGATATTGCATGGTACATTTACTCTTTTGAATCTACCTTGCATTGTTTTTTTAAGGCTtgtttttttccttccttcttttgaCGTAGTGGCATCTAACAACTCCTTTATCTGATTCAACTCTGATAGGAGCTAGTTTATGAGGAATGTTGCACCTTGATGATATCTAGTTTATAAGGAATAATTATCATGTTCCTAGACACTTGAAtgggatgattttcttattaaagcATGTAATAACTGCAGTTTCATTGAAACGTTAGGAAGCAGTTATCCATATTACAGATTATAATGAGAGCTTGTAATTTGTATCAACGGGCATAAAGACCCCTGGTCTTCTTGGTAACAATAATCTCACCGAGCTAAAATTTCTTGCAACTACTCTCTGTCATCAGTCTAATTTCATACTTGCCTGTCTTGTTAGGAGGGTCCAAGGCCCTATCTATTTTAATGAATGAGTGCAGCAATCAAGCGGAAGTCTCTTGTATCAAGATGCAATTCTACCAACTCCAGCCAGTTGGCACCCTCTGTATAATTCCTCTTAATAAAGCGGAAGTCTGACTTAAATGATTGTTGGGTAATTTGTACTCCCTAAAATAGCTGATTGAAAGTTAGATGGTGAACATGCTTCATCATTCATATGTTTCAATGTTATGAGTGCTAGTTTCATGTCAGCTGAATGTTTCTTTTTAATTGTTCTATAAAGTATTATGTAAGGGGCCTGTCTTGCTTTCCTTGGACTGGACCTTTGTGACGCTATTATAGTCATAAAAATGTCACGTCTTGTCATAAAATTATTAGAACTTGTAGTTAGTAGATTACTAGAACTTGTAGTTAGTAGATTCTGTTACCTTTATTTCCACTTGGTCCACATAAGATTGCCCTTGTGGATTGTCTAGTAGGCATTTGCGAAGATGAAATGTTACAGAACCTCTTCTATCTGTACAGTAGTTAATTTTGTAAACAACAACCAAATGGTGAAGTAATTAAACCTATACCAATCTGTTGTCTGGTGTGTTTTACAGGTGACTTAGAATTTCCATCGCGTATGATTTTGTTGATATTATAATCAGAACTTTAGGGGAATCTTGACTTTTGATGCATTTTCTGATTTAGATAAAGCACAAATGAGGAGTCAATATGTCCACATTTGATTTCACAAACTCATGTACAAAATCTGTAGTAAAATTTATCCTTGTAGTTCTTTGTCATGGACACAGCAAAATTTCTTCAGATACCAATCACATCTTCTTTGGTGACAaacatccttgatgagctgaATTACCATGTAATGCAAGTTGTTGGAAAGCATTAGCTGAATCCTGGAGAATATGGGCTAGTGAAACTGTAAGTTGGAAGGCATCTTTGGTTGTGATGCATTTAATTATCTGAACTTTGGGGAACTGTGAGGCTGAATGCTCCAAAAATTATTGGAGAAAAGGAATTCCACCATAAGTTGGCCATTTTAAGTGTGGAAACCACATCCCTGTTATTTCACATTGTGCATAAGCAGTAACAATGAGAAACATTATGGTCTTTATATTCATATGTTGGATGGCTTCATTCAATTAAATGGGTTCTACTTAATGTCTTGATACTATCCATTAGTGAAAAATGAAAAAGCACACTGTCTTGCTTATGATAGTTGTGGTATGCAGATTGTGGTAGATAATGTCCAGTTTCAAGTCTGCGCTAATAGGCATGTAAATGCTTCTCCAAGGAACCTTTATAAGTTTAGCAGCAACCTGCATGTGTTTGAGATTTTCACTTTAGAATAACAATTCAATTTGTTGTGAGTGTTAAAATCATATCCCTTCAACGAGCTGATTTGACAGATCGTGGAATGATGGACTTATCACCGGTCTCAAATGATAATTTATTCCTAACATCAAGATCTCTTTTCAGCTAACCTGTAGGGAATTTTTGCTCCTTTTTTGTCTTCTTAGTCTACAAtatgaattcttttttttttttcaaatatctgCAGTTAAAAGCTTGTCTAAAGATATGGTTGTCATAAATTTGATTGTGACCGGATAAATATGGGAACTTTTCTTTCTATATCTTCTCAGAAAGATCTAGAAAATTCACTCCAAACCAAGCTAACCAGCCGATAACCCCAGTGCTCTCACATGAGACATGTTTTAGTTGTACATTCTCTTTAGCATGCCGTGACTGTTGGCTGTCACATTAACCATTTCTAAGCTAACCCTGAccaagtttcttttctttttttgttggaTTCAGTTACTAActttttcttatatttatatGACTCTTTTCTTGGCATAATTATGTGAGTACTATCATGTTACTGTTTCTAATCTCAAGCCTTGCCAATAGTTGTTGTCTGTGTAACGACAGGTTTGGATCCAAATCAAACATTTAGTTGGAAATTTGTATCTTAAGCACTTACCCACCTTTGGCCAGCTGATCTTTATTTTAACGAGAGTTGAGTGCAACATGAATGTTGGAAGATTATCCTTCCTTTTAATGGTTCTCATTTGGGTATAtacatgtattctttttttttttctttttttaccaaGCTCTATATTTTAATTGACCTTTTTCCTGCGATGCTGTTGCAGATCCCATGCAGGGAACCACATCAAAACGTGTGTCTTACACTAGAGATGGGAAGAGTAGAAGCAACTCTGAGGAGAAGAGCAACTGCATTGGTCTTTACCCTTTCGGCCTCGCGACTTACAGAGCACGGGGTAAACTTTGGACAAATCCTGAAACTGGAGATAATGAAAGAGTAGTCTCCCTCTATAATGCTGCAGACTCATGGCTGAGGCAGCTTAAGATTGTCCACAATGACTTCAACTTCTTCACCAGTCACTGAACCCCAATGTGCATATCAGGCACCATTCTAGTTCTCGAAGAACTTTCTGACCGGCCCTGCCCCATGATATCGCCATGCTGGAGATCAGATTGATCAGTGAATGCCGATAACTCTGATTCCATCGCTTTTGTAGATGTTAGTGAAGAAGAAGGGTTTTGGAGCCCTTCCAGTTTTCTTTGGCAACAGAGTGATTGACGACGAGCAGAACTGAAAGATCTCAGGGCTTGGTTCTCTTTTTGACAGTTTTTGTCTCTGGAGGTGGTAGTTCTGAAACAGGTGGATACGGGGTACTTCTGACTCCGCCGcttatattttcttggagagtttTGGTAATGGAGAGAACATCTCCTATCGGTCCTGGACTGTTACGTATAACCTCTTGGGTTGGTAAATTCAAGGAAAAGCTCTTGCCCGTTTCTCAAATTTATGGCTATATGGACGGTGCTTTGGTATTGTCATGCTGAGAAACCGCACTGCTGGTCGGAAGAAGTCACCGTAGTCGCTTCTTCTGGCTTTGGTAGTCCTCGTGGCTCAAAGGGCTGTTGGGGAGCTTAAGAGAGGCCGAAGAAACATTGTAACATCGTTCTCCAATTTAATGAAAAATTTCTTGAATTATTCTTGATTTTTGTCTTGTGTAATTATACTCTCTGTTATTCTTGATACATAAACTAGCTAAGCTAAGAACTTTGTAATTAGCTAGCATGGATCTTATGATGTAAATATGAATAAATCATGACTGATTAATGAAACTCATGGATTACAATTTGATGATTTCTATCTGTTTTCTCAGGTACGTTGTCTTTGTTTCAATTTAATCCAAAATCCCAATTCAAGAATATCTCTTCctgtcttttttttcttcaaaataaaGGAATACCTCTAATTCCCATCTTTTTGCTTGGTTTCTATtcccatctttctttctttcattccaTCGTGGGCCAGAACGACGAGATGAATTTAAGGAGCTCCTGCCCTCGCAGGAACGACAGGCAGACATGGGAGGTGACATCGACGTGGACATGGAAACTGAGATGGTGGTGAACATCCAGAACGATGAGGACAAAGAGGTAAccgagaagattttttttttaatcgtaTTCGTGCAACAACAGCGGGTAAATAAGTCCGTTTATGGATGCCCACCCAGCTACCAAACAACTTAGCCGGAacgcaaggaaaaaaaaaaaaaacagaaagtcGGCGGGatggcaaaaagaaaaaaaatcaaaatttcaatCTATCAAAATTTAAATGATGATAACTCTTAGTTAACGATCCCAAAATCCCGCAAAATCCTATATATCCCATCACGCTTCCTCTCCTCTCCATTCTCGAATACTTTCTCCCACCAACGATGGCGGCTGCCGCGGTCTTCCTGTTCCTTGGCGTTGTTATGGGAGGTGTTGCCTTACTCGTGATCGAGTTCCTCCTCACACCCTTCTCGCTTTATTATTGGTTCTGCTGTCGCCGAAAACAGCCTGCGCTCTTAAATCCGGACAAAGGTTGCGATCCGGATGCCAAGCGCTCCCTTCCATTCACATGCAGCAAGGAAGTAAGCTTCTTGTTGTCGATCGAGCTAAATTCTCTCCATTCTTGGATTTTTACTATTTatctgcatgcatgcatgcatactatatattttCCCTTGCCAATTTAATGGGATTCTCAGAGATGGTTAAATGAAGCATTCTTAGCGTATTAGTTCGTACGCTTGTTTTGTCTCTTCCATTTCCTGCGGGTTGATTCCTTTCGTtcgctttctttctttccaatgATGGTACATTCTCAGAAAGGATGTTATTAGTAAGTGACGCTACAAATGGCTAACGAGTAAAGAGACTTCCAGGAAAAACGTAAGAttgcctttttatttttcttttcttcctttctttctgaaTCAATCTAGTGCTGTCATCTGTTCTTGGCTACATTGTACGTGGCCAACACAtctttttgatccaaatgatccggCGTAGATTCCTGTATACCCTAACCAGTGATCTTGTACGACGTGCACGGTGTCAAGATTAATTAGTATCCATGACGCTCATACATATTTGTTTTTCTCTGTGATGATTAGGGCACAGTTTGGGTGTTGGAACCGGCCAAGGTTCCACATATTTGCACCAAAGAATCACCTGCAAAAGGGGCCAAGGAGCAAATGAACGAAAAGGAAATCATCGAGGTTTACCCTGTCGAGAAACATGCAAAAATTAAGGATCTTGCCTTAATCTTGTCAGATCATGATGGCTCTGAAGCGTCTATCAAACTTTTGGACTGTCTCGTGACAACAGTTTCTGCTTCGGATGAGTCTTCACAAAAGTGGTGAGCTGTATATTTTCCTTCTTCGCTAGCATAAAATAGCTAATGAACTAGCACATACATGTTGTTCCCCACATTAAGGTACACGCTAGTAATGCCTATAAATACGATTGTACTCCACAATTGTTTAGAGACAATGCAGTTTATAACCATGATTGGATCCACGCATTTCTGTTGGTTCTGTGAGTGATTTTTTCCTTccaaagtttttaatttttagatatcaTTATGGCTCTGAAGTGTCTATCAAACttttttattgttaatttttAGTAACCGTTGCAAATAGCAAAATGAAATATCTTTTTGGGATATCTAATATTGTTTGTTCACAGGGATAAAAGATATCCGATCAAATTGGAAAGTAAGAGGTCACTCATCTACAATGGAAGCAAAATATGTTATATATATCTTAACACTTCTAGAGATAAAGAATCCTGGTGTAAAGCACTTCGTCTAGCCTCTTTTCCTGATAAGGAGAGAATCAATTCATATTCACGATTAAGTGAAGATTTTCAATATTATCTAGCATTTCTTCCGTTTTTGAAGCCCCCTATGACATTTGGTGAGGCCATAGAAAAAACAAACAAGGTtcatagatctaaaaaaattcacgATCTTTTGAAGGGATTTGTGAAAATGATTTCAAGGAATAGTTCGGTCTCATCTCATCTTCTCATGAGAAGAGAAAACATAATAAGAAGTTGTCACTTTCAGACGATACATCACCGTCCGATAGAGTTGTGAAAGCCACTTCATCCGAGAAATCTTCAACCAATTCTTTACAAGATCAGATGCAACCTTTTGCAATAACCCAATATTTGGATAGCAAAATCCTACTTCCTGATAGCTCTGATTCAGCATGCAATGAGAAATTTATTACTGATGAGGCTGCCTTCTGTTGGAATTTATTGTTTTCAAGATTGTTTTTTGACATCAAAAGAAATTCAAGGGTTAACAACTTTATACAAGCACAAATTCAGGTAATTACGATCATACAAATCTTTTTTAAGGAAAGATGGTATAAGTTTTGCTTTGCcttttattttatctattttatttgtggCTCGAGGGGACCTTATTAACTAATGATATAtctatttatctttattttgttTAAGCAGAGTGCGCTGTCAGATATGAGGGTACCTAGTTATGTTGGAAGAATGAAATGCACTGCCTTAGATCTTGGTAATCTTCCACCTTACATCCATCAAATAAGGGTGCTTTCTATGGACATTAGTGCGATATGGGCAGTAGAAGTTGATATCGAATATTCAGGTGGTATGACATTTGACATCGAAATAAGGTATAAAGATCAAGAACCAAAACTACAAGAAGACACCATAGATAGAAGGCTTGATTCAAGCTGTGGAATGGAGATGATTGCATATGTTTTGGAAGGTCACAAACATGATGATTGctaattgataaatttttatataaaaatatttattgtatatgcgtataagatttttttaataaaaaatttagtgATTCATTGCCTTTTTATTTTAGATGGTTTGGAGAAGTCAAAAAGCATTGGTTGGGCATCAACTTGGATGTCAAAGTGGAAGGCTATTCAACATTCTAGCGTCGACCATGTTTCACATGTCCGTAAATATTCTTTGATACTAATTTTCTTTTTGGTATTAAGCTTTGATCACCAAAACTTCAAAGGGCAAGCCATGTTGATGTAGTATGTTAAGTAATAAGAGAAGAATTTAAATTACCAACAAAAATGATAGAAGGATGTGACACTATAGCTAGATTTATAAAGCTGACATAATAGATTAGAAAAGCCTTATTGCATTTATTAAATTACTTAGAATGGATTTTATCATCATATACTAGACTTTATTTTGATGGAAGTTTGAAAAATTTAGCCTTCGATGATTTTTGACACAAAAACTTGCAACTCATATGTAACACATAGATGGGCTCATTCTTTCTATCTTGTGAAATATTATTTTGAGTTGCATTAAAAAAGATTATTTCATGAGTTACATGAGATATTAACATCAGAAACATTGCTATTGTTAGGACCATTTTTGTCTTTATGTTATTGGGAAGCATTAGAAAATGTTGTTTCTAGTAcattatgtattaaaattaatatGTTTTTAATATATATGCTTCTTATCATATGCTTGAATTGATTGGTCATGAAAGCATGGGTTTAATATCCTACAATTTTGTCCTAAATTATAAAAAGAGTAGACAATTGTAAATAACCAACTTTCTTGTCTCTTAAAGGTTCCCTTATCCTTGACAATGAGCGTTGCATCACTTCAAGGGACACTACAATTACATATCAAGCCCCCACCTTCTGATCAATTATGGTTTGGGTTCACATCTATGCCTGAAATAGATTGGGACTTAGAGCCTAAAATtagagatcaaaagatcagttctAGTGAGATTGCTTTACTACTCAAAGATTACTTCAAGGTAACATGAGATCTTGATGCTATGAAACATCATAGTTCTTTTCCCAACAGTTCAAATTTTTTAGTGAACTTTTTTTTGTCCAATATGCATTACTTCACTCACATTCTATTCATTTGGTTTCTTAAGCAGTGTTATAATAAGACTTTGAACTTGCTGTCTTTTTGTAGGATGCAATTCATGAATTTCTAGTAGTTCCAAATTTTGAATGTATATGCATACCATGGATGTTGGATGAGAAGGATGATTGGGTTCCATTAAAGGTAGCACCATTCAAATGGGTTCATCAATGGGAAGGAAGAGATACTGAAGAACTCGATGCCTCCAACTCTCAGTGTGAAGAGAATAAAAACAAATCTACTGATATTGATGGAAATAGAGCTAATACCAGTGCTTATCAGTCACCATCTCATGAATCCCTCTTAGATTTTGAAGCTTCACAAACAAGTCCTTGCATGTCAGTTTCATCAGATCAGTTATCTCATACTAACATGCTTAAAGTGGAGACACCAGAGAGCAAAGAAATTCAAGATGTCTCCAATCATAGTAGGGTGGCCTCCCCAATGATTGCATCGAGAGAAATGGTAATACTAGAGGGACATAAAACCATGCACTTTGAGATGGATCGGAAACCAAGAAAGATTAGTACGAAATTACAGATGAAAGATATGGGAAAGCTAGTGGGGAGCAAGATTGAAGAGAAGAGGCGACATATTGGAGAAAAGGGCAAGTATATAgttgaaaaaatatgagaaagtaCGAGAACATAAATGTATTAAATTTAACCCTTCCCCATAAATGTGCTTGCGATGTTGATATGTCATTTCATGTAAATAGATATTGAGTatgacatgatttttttttttttttttggatggaaaatggAGGAAGCATGAAGCTTCCCCTAGAAGTTATGAAGATTAAAAGCTATTTACAAAAGAAAGACaagagagaaattagattaaaagcAATTTATAAAAGGAAGACAACACAAAAAAATgcttttcatattaaaaattatttgcaaaAGGAAGATACAACAGAACAAAAATATTCTATACTTAAAGCTATTTATAAAAGGAAGATAAGATTGAAAAAGCCGAGTCCTCCAAAAACACTAGAAAAAAAAGGTAATGAGGATGATGGTGTTGCAAAGGATGCACCAAAGATACGAGACCTTGTTCCTCTGATTTGCCATAAGAGGTTGAATAAACAGAACCCTTCCTTTGTAGAAAAATCCAAGCTTTTCATTCTCTCCATACTTTCTAACAAATTATTACAAGTAATTGAATTTAGTTGTTCTATAaagatttcattaattttttatcctacaataGGTCTAGTTTCAAAGCTTGATGCATATGGAGGATATTTCGAACCAATGTTCCAACCTTTCTTCACCAAAACCTCTCATGTGTGGAGCTTATTCCTCATTGCTAGCTAAAGGCTGCTAGAGTTAATAGAGAAGAAGCTATGTTAAGATAGTTTTCATACCAGAATATCGATAAGCCCTGAGGGTTTGATAAGAGTAAAAATCTCTAGCAAGGAATCTAACTGTTTCGAttcattcagatctaatttttgaaaaaaagtgAATGCTAGCTCCAATAAGAAGGTATGTGGGTGTTGCACTTCATGGCCTTCTCATGTAAACATATAAAGCCCTAACAAAGAGGGGTAGAGTCAAATCATAAATCCTCATAGAATCGAATACTTTGCTTATCTCCTAATGTAAAAGAGATACAACTCCAGAAAGGCTCTTTCATTCTCATTCCAAATCTACTCCTTTTGTAGTATATAGCTTTAATCATATTCCACCATGACCAAGAGTTTTTGAGAAAATTTCAAGACCATTTTATGAGGAGTCTTGATTCATCTGTTCTGAATTTTAACTTCCAAACACCATGCTTTTTAGATCGCTAGACTATCCTACTTAATAGAAGCCAATTACATTTTCTTTTGCTTTCCAAAGAAaagctctttttatttttttcaattctatggGTGACCCATATTGGTAATTTGAAAATAGACATATATAGAAAGATAGGATTGTCAAAATGGTGTTCAAAAGAGTTTACCTTTCTACTCCAAGATAGGAGCCTTCCTTTCCATGATGCAAGCCACCTTTTTGAAAAGCAGGCATCTAACATTACTTAGATAGCTTTCTATCACTAAGGGGCTGTCCAAGATAAAGGTATTAATCCTTTCTTGCAATTCATCAAACcagcaaaaattaaaatttttgtatcatTCATGTTCAAAAAATGAATCGAGCTCCTATGGAAgttaataattttcaaatcaaaaaattatttcaggGACAAAAGGGTTGCTTTAGTAGCCAAAAGTATTACTTGAGCAGCTAAAAACAAACACTCGATTCCTACTTTTCTTCCCAAAAAAGAATTGCCAAAAGACTTTCTTTCTTTCCGGCACAAAAAGTTAAAATATCATATGCAAACTACAAAAAACTTGATTCCTTTAAATTCATCTTTGTTGTCGATTCCTTTAATAAGCTTATTTTAGCACACTTGCTAGAGAAGCTTAGAAGGTACCTCAGTAGAAAGAATAAAAAAGGTGGGTGGGAGAGGATCTCCTTGCCTCACACCCTACTTTCACTTGATCAATTTGCTAGATTTTTTATTCAATAGAGGAGAAAGTTAGTAATTTATATGCCCACTCAATCCATTTGCTAGGAAAGGCTCTTGCCTATAATACTGTAAAAAGAATATCTCAATTTAtgttgtcaaatatttttttaaaatccaaGTTACACAAGAAATCTTTATGTCCTAATCTCTTGCAAGAAGTGAGCATTTCACAAGCACTAATAAAAGTCCTTATGATAGAGTGACCTTTGACAAAAGAAGATTGAGATTTATTAATCAAGGAATAAATTTGGTCAAATAGGTTACAATGATCTTATTGATAATTTGTAAAGATTGTTAAGGAGGCTAATTGGTCTTCGATCTCATGCTATGAGCAAGCCTTCTATTTTAGGAATGAGAAAAATGAAAGTAAAGTTAACTCActttaagtccaaggtctttctATGAAAGTTTGCCAAGAGAATCATTAGATCATCCTTAATaaggttctaaaatttttgaaagaaagtgAAGAACAAGCCATCAAGACTTGAAGCTTTGAGCCAACTAAAAGAGAACACCACTTTCTTCACTTCCTTCAGTGAAAACTCATCTTTCAATTCACACAAGTTTACCATGTTGTCACCATAAAGCAAATTCTAATTGATAAAAATTCTAGCATTAAAggcaaattaaaaatattttaaaaggtGTCCACCAGCTCCTACAAGACATCTAGTGGATGGTGAGAGAGGAGATCTCATTCCTTATCAGGTTGTCTATCCTGAGATGAATAGGGCTATTAACTGGATTGTATCCTATGTCATCGAGCACTCCATCAATGTTGCATGGGCCAATATTATGGCTGCTCCGATGATTCTTAGGAATATCCTTTTTTCTAATTTGCTTGGATGTATTCATATTAGAATAGTGTTAATTGCTTGTCTTATaaaaaaactttttaaaataataGTGTAACATGAATTCGAATGTCCTCTTGATTGGTGAGTTTGATATCTTTATCCAAAAGAATAGTAGTGTGATTTTTTCTTTCCTATCCGAAGGCATCGTATAGAAATAAAAGATATTCCAATCCAACCCCCTCCTTGAGATGAGTTATTTTTGCTCTTTGCTTTCAATACAACTCCTCCTTTTGCTTAAGATCCTCCAAGATTTTTCTCAAAATCTCCTAGTGTTGTGTTTGGCCATTGACAAATCAACCTATTCCTCTTTCTTGTTAAAGATATCGATATCATGTACAAGTTTTACCTTCATGCCTTTATTCTTGATTCTTTGGGATGATGCCTAAAGCTTCAAAGTAGAATGCAGCCTTCTTAAATTGCTCATCTAAGTTGTCATTGAATTTTGGCAGCCTCTCACATTTCTCCAATTTCTGATCACACTATTCTCTAGATCCATCTTCTTAAGCCACCATAACTGAAGTTAATATTACATTTAAGTGCTATTAGCACATGATCAGAGGCTGAGCTAACTAGTGCTTATTGGAAAAAAGTAAGATACAAGTCTTTCTAATCTAGAGATTATAGAAGCCTATCCAATCTTGCTAATGAAGTATTCCTTCTTCTATTACTTAAAGTAAAATTTTTGCCTTTAATATCAAGGTTAATAGAGGAGATAAATTCCATGAAGGCCAAGTTATCCTTCAAGATTTGTAGATTGCCTTTTCTATCTTCATATGATTTTGTCATTTTAAAATCACCACCTAAAAGCCATGGTCTAGAGATGGAGGTCTTGATCATCAATAGCT includes:
- the LOC105053745 gene encoding uncharacterized protein, with amino-acid sequence MAAAAVFLFLGVVMGGVALLVIEFLLTPFSLYYWFCCRRKQPALLNPDKGCDPDAKRSLPFTCSKEGTVWVLEPAKVPHICTKESPAKGAKEQMNEKEIIEVYPVEKHAKIKDLALILSDHDGSEASIKLLDCLVTTVSASDESSQKCKILLPDSSDSACNEKFITDEAAFCWNLLFSRLFFDIKRNSRVNNFIQAQIQSALSDMRVPSYVGRMKCTALDLGNLPPYIHQIRVLSMDISAIWAVEVDIEYSGGMTFDIEIRYKDQEPKLQEDTIDRRLDSSCGMEMIAYVLEDGLEKSKSIGWASTWMSKWKAIQHSSVDHVSHVPLSLTMSVASLQGTLQLHIKPPPSDQLWFGFTSMPEIDWDLEPKIRDQKISSSEIALLLKDYFKDAIHEFLVVPNFECICIPWMLDEKDDWVPLKVAPFKWVHQWEGRDTEELDASNSQCEENKNKSTDIDGNRANTSAYQSPSHESLLDFEASQTSPCMSVSSDQLSHTNMLKVETPESKEIQDVSNHSRVASPMIASREMVILEGHKTMHFEMDRKPRKISTKLQMKDMGKLVGSKIEEKRRHIGEKGKYIVEKI